The window GGACCACCTCGTCCTTCGCCACGCCGTTCCGCCCACTGTTCTGGGGCCTGTTGCGCACCCCGGAAGACCAGCGCGACTGGGTGGCGATCAACGCTGCGCACAAGCAATGCGCCCAGTTGCTGGCCATTGCCGACGAAGCCCTGGCCAAACAACCGTACCTTTCCGGTGACCAGATCGGCATGGGCGACATCCCACTGGGTAGCTTCATCTATGCCTGGTTCGAAATGCCCATCGAGCGCCCGGCCATGCGTCACCTGGAGGCCTGGTACGAGCGCCTCAAGGCCCGCCCTGCCTACCAGGCAGCGGTAATGACTGCGCTGACCTGATCGAACGCCACGGCCACTTCGATAGTCATTATCAATACACATGACTGTACTTGTGCGGCCAGGCCAAGCACCATTGGCCGCACTCACTGCGCCAGTGCCTTTACCTGGCGTGTCCTGCACCTTTTTCTCGGTAAGTGACCCGCTATGAGTTCCGCCCTGTCCATCCGACAGCTGACCAAGACCTACGGCAACGGCTTCCAGGCCCTCAAGGGCATCGATCTGGATGTTGCCGAAGGCGACTTCTTCGCCTTGCTCGGCCCCAACGGCGCGGGCAAGTCCACCACCATCGGCATCCTCTCCACCCTGGTGAACAAGACCAGCGGCACGGTCAACGTGTTCGGCCACGACCTGGACCGCGAGCCGTCGGCGCTCAAACGCTGCCTGGGCGTGGTGCCGCAGGAGTTCAACTTCAACCAGTTCGAGAAAACCTTCGACATCGTCGTGACCCAGGCCGGTTACTACGGCATCCCGCCCAAGGTGGCCAAGGAGCGTGCCGAGCAGTACCTGACCCAGCTCGGCCTGTGGGACAAGCGTGACGTGCAGTCGCGTTCGCTGTCGGGGGGCATGAAGCGCCGCCTGATGATTGCCCGCGCGCTGATCCACGAACCGCGCCTGCTGATTCTCGACGAGCCCACCGCCGGTGTGGACATCGAACTGCGTCGTTCGATGTGGAGCTTCCTCACCGAGCTGAACCAGAAGGGCATCACCATCATCCTCACCACCCACTATCTGGAAGAGGCCGAGCAGCTGTGCCGTAACATCGGCATCATCGACCACGGCACCATCGTCGAGAACACCAGCATGCGCCAGTTGCTGGGCAAGCTGCATGTCGAAACCTTCGTGCTCGACCTCAGGCAGGACCTGGCCACTGCACCGGTGCTGCAGGGCTACCCGTGCCGGTTGCTGACCCCGCACACCCTGGAAGTGCAGGTGGACAAGGACATCGGCATCACTGCGCTGTTCGGCCAGCTGGCGCTGCAGAACATCGAGGTGCAGAGCCTGCGCAACAAGACCAACCGACTCGAGGAGCTGTTCGTGTCCCTGGTGGAAAAAAACCTGTCGAAGGTGGCCGTATGAGTGTGGAACTGCGCACCAACTGGGTCGCCCTGAATACCATCGTCTACCGCGAAGTGCGGCGCTTCCTGCGTATCTGGCCGCAGACCCTGCTGCCGCCAGCGATCACCATGGTTCTGTACTTCGTCATCTTCGGTAACCTGATCGGTCGGCAGATCGGCGACATGGGTGGCTTCAGCTACATGGAGTACATCGTGCCGGGGTTGATCATGATGTCGGTGATCACCAACTCCTACGGCAACGTGGTGTCGAGCTTCTTCGGCAGCAAGTTCCAGCGTTCTATCGAGGAGTTGATGGTGTCGCCGGTTTCGCCACACACCATCCTCGTCGGTTATGTGCTGGGTGGCGTGCTGCGCGGCTTGGCGGTGGGCGTGATCGTGACCTTCCTGTCGCTGTTCTTCACCCATTTGCAGGTGCACCACCTAGGCGTGACCGTGGTCGTGGTACTGCTGACCGCAACCATTTTCTCGCTGCTGGGCTTCGTCAACGCGGTGT of the Pseudomonas asiatica genome contains:
- a CDS encoding glutathione S-transferase, giving the protein MLKIWGRKNSSNVRKALWIAHELGLDFESIDAGGAFGVVNEPHYRARNPNGLVPMLEDGDLTLWESNTIVRYLCAEYGAEQGWYLEDPRQRSLADKWMDWTTSSFATPFRPLFWGLLRTPEDQRDWVAINAAHKQCAQLLAIADEALAKQPYLSGDQIGMGDIPLGSFIYAWFEMPIERPAMRHLEAWYERLKARPAYQAAVMTALT
- a CDS encoding ABC transporter ATP-binding protein, producing MSSALSIRQLTKTYGNGFQALKGIDLDVAEGDFFALLGPNGAGKSTTIGILSTLVNKTSGTVNVFGHDLDREPSALKRCLGVVPQEFNFNQFEKTFDIVVTQAGYYGIPPKVAKERAEQYLTQLGLWDKRDVQSRSLSGGMKRRLMIARALIHEPRLLILDEPTAGVDIELRRSMWSFLTELNQKGITIILTTHYLEEAEQLCRNIGIIDHGTIVENTSMRQLLGKLHVETFVLDLRQDLATAPVLQGYPCRLLTPHTLEVQVDKDIGITALFGQLALQNIEVQSLRNKTNRLEELFVSLVEKNLSKVAV
- a CDS encoding ABC transporter permease gives rise to the protein MSVELRTNWVALNTIVYREVRRFLRIWPQTLLPPAITMVLYFVIFGNLIGRQIGDMGGFSYMEYIVPGLIMMSVITNSYGNVVSSFFGSKFQRSIEELMVSPVSPHTILVGYVLGGVLRGLAVGVIVTFLSLFFTHLQVHHLGVTVVVVLLTATIFSLLGFVNAVFARNFDDISIIPTFVLTPLTYLGGVFYSINLLPPFWQTVSLANPVLHMVNSFRYGILGVSDISIGTAITFMLVATAVLYLVCVRLLVSGRGMRA